In Fusobacterium polymorphum, the following proteins share a genomic window:
- a CDS encoding replication initiation protein, which produces MLPHLISCSKDKEFEISFENLEEILGIKGKYSRKTDFNKRILKPTVEELEIIFKDLKVKGLKKNELDPRKITHYKFMWTNNINYDDKKEETSFYYELEETNSNDKKEYSKVFINDNNVTDENEKIIVAEAEEELTAEETIKKFINENIQTLNYKSIQKNIKSRLENGETPEEIIAFIKRNWHRAIENDIYKNKVAILIKSIAENFELNLTKEEIQKEKNILNGKTIIKREVKYIKSDWSNNDLKKEK; this is translated from the coding sequence TTGCTTCCACATTTAATATCTTGTTCAAAAGATAAAGAATTTGAAATAAGTTTTGAAAATCTTGAAGAAATACTAGGAATAAAAGGTAAATATAGCAGAAAAACAGACTTTAATAAAAGAATTTTAAAACCCACAGTTGAAGAACTTGAAATTATTTTTAAAGATTTAAAAGTTAAAGGATTAAAGAAGAATGAGTTAGACCCAAGAAAGATTACACACTATAAATTTATGTGGACTAATAACATAAACTATGATGATAAAAAAGAAGAAACTAGCTTTTACTATGAACTAGAAGAAACTAATAGCAATGATAAAAAAGAATATAGCAAAGTATTTATAAATGATAATAATGTCACAGATGAAAATGAAAAAATAATAGTTGCAGAGGCAGAAGAAGAACTAACAGCTGAAGAAACAATAAAAAAATTTATAAACGAAAATATACAAACTCTAAACTATAAAAGTATTCAAAAAAATATTAAGAGCAGACTAGAGAATGGAGAAACTCCTGAAGAAATTATAGCATTTATAAAAAGAAACTGGCATAGAGCCATAGAAAATGATATCTATAAAAATAAAGTAGCTATACTAATAAAATCTATTGCAGAAAATTTTGAACTTAACTTAACCAAAGAAGAGATACAAAAAGAAAAAAATATTTTAAATGGTAAAACAATTATTAAAAGAGAAGTGAAATACATAAAAAGTGATTGGAGCAACAATGATTTAAAAAAAGAAAAATAA